A portion of the Acidisarcina polymorpha genome contains these proteins:
- a CDS encoding LptA/OstA family protein, which translates to MPIGIARLRRLIVSLAVLLIAVLALFFLYARHKAHQLIRDLPGKLGVDVTRSSDGFTYSQSVKGQTAFTIHASNAVQYTGGSSATLHNVVITLYGAHGDRNDRITGSEFNYDQKAGVVTAKGEVQIDLQGATGANAAANSGTSQQANAPSESSKLDPGTIHVKTSGLIFNQNTQLATTTQYVEFTTAKGAGHSTGATYDVQKGLLVLDSSVELTSNRDGEPIAVHASHLEFLRNSLQAFLLKPISDYQSERTSADQAIVYFRKDGSAEHIDSQGHVHLVTNDGRDLTAGKAKVLLDVHSQPTRADVGGGLNFISHQQGADNTSQQMHGIAVEATLEFASGGTLHHAQARDAVSFVDQQNGLSDDPGGSSTRELRAPQVDIDFLPPSKDDAQSRSIANQVLASGGATAVLHTIRTKGPSQNTTIKGDQLLASLRDGHAITSLHGAGHTSVVDASPNGANSVTSGDTLQVNFATPGSRPASSAKQNPTAAAGLDTAHIQSVIQEGNVVIIQTPAAKPDHPATPTRATALRADYDAATQILRLQGSPRVNDASTDLTGDEIAYHRDSGVADVTGNVKATYAQAKPAANPGAGPAVSTGAVGLGSQGPRHVVSNSATLDQGHGKAIFRGQARLWQGPNSVAAPIIEVQRTPETLKAYGESSTSAAVTTVMTSTAGPQHQSNVFRVHSQNLIYADAEHKAVFTGAVTAEDASGTIHSDQIEAFLATPNPPTNPSVKPEHPSAESGQSRIERIVATGHIVLQQPGRRGLGERLIYTSQDGKFVLTGTSATPPRLYDQIHGNVSGEALIFNSQDDSVSVTGGQARTVTNTRTAK; encoded by the coding sequence ATGCCTATAGGCATCGCTCGCCTGCGTCGCTTGATCGTTAGCTTGGCAGTTCTGCTGATCGCGGTGCTGGCGCTCTTTTTCCTCTACGCTCGCCATAAAGCCCACCAGCTGATTCGCGATCTCCCGGGCAAGCTTGGCGTGGATGTCACTCGGTCTTCGGACGGATTCACCTACTCTCAGTCGGTTAAGGGCCAGACCGCTTTCACCATCCACGCTTCCAATGCCGTTCAATATACCGGCGGATCCAGCGCAACCCTGCATAACGTGGTGATCACTCTTTACGGCGCCCACGGAGATCGCAACGATCGCATCACCGGCAGCGAATTCAACTATGACCAGAAGGCCGGCGTCGTCACTGCGAAAGGTGAGGTCCAGATCGACCTGCAAGGAGCAACCGGTGCGAATGCTGCCGCAAACTCCGGAACCAGTCAGCAGGCGAACGCCCCGTCCGAATCCTCGAAGCTGGACCCGGGAACGATTCATGTGAAGACCAGCGGCTTGATCTTCAATCAGAACACGCAGCTCGCCACCACGACTCAATATGTCGAATTCACCACTGCCAAGGGCGCCGGGCATTCCACGGGAGCGACTTATGACGTCCAAAAGGGCCTGCTGGTGCTCGACTCTTCAGTGGAACTCACGTCGAACCGCGATGGCGAGCCCATCGCAGTCCATGCGAGCCATCTGGAGTTCCTCCGAAACAGCCTGCAGGCCTTTCTGCTCAAGCCGATTTCCGATTACCAGTCGGAACGTACCTCGGCCGATCAGGCCATTGTCTATTTCCGTAAAGATGGATCGGCAGAACACATCGACTCCCAAGGCCACGTTCACCTGGTCACCAACGACGGACGCGATCTGACTGCAGGTAAAGCGAAGGTCCTGCTTGACGTGCACAGTCAACCGACGCGAGCCGATGTCGGTGGAGGTCTCAACTTCATCTCCCATCAGCAGGGAGCAGACAACACCAGTCAACAGATGCATGGCATTGCTGTCGAAGCTACTTTGGAGTTTGCCTCTGGAGGCACGCTTCATCACGCTCAGGCCCGGGATGCCGTCAGCTTTGTCGATCAGCAGAATGGCCTCAGCGACGATCCCGGGGGATCGTCGACTCGCGAGTTGCGCGCCCCCCAGGTGGACATCGACTTCCTGCCGCCCTCAAAGGACGATGCTCAAAGCCGCTCGATTGCCAATCAGGTGCTCGCCTCAGGCGGCGCCACTGCGGTTCTGCACACCATCCGCACCAAAGGTCCTTCGCAGAACACCACCATCAAGGGGGATCAGCTGCTCGCCAGCCTGCGCGATGGTCATGCCATCACCAGCCTTCATGGCGCCGGTCATACAAGTGTTGTCGATGCTTCTCCAAACGGGGCCAACAGCGTCACCTCCGGGGATACCCTGCAGGTGAACTTTGCCACGCCGGGATCCCGCCCTGCCTCCTCGGCCAAGCAGAATCCCACGGCTGCGGCAGGTTTGGACACTGCCCACATCCAGTCGGTTATCCAGGAGGGGAATGTCGTCATCATCCAGACGCCGGCAGCCAAGCCGGATCATCCGGCCACTCCCACCCGGGCGACCGCGCTTCGTGCCGACTATGACGCTGCTACCCAGATCTTGCGTCTACAGGGCTCGCCCCGGGTAAACGATGCATCCACGGACCTGACCGGGGACGAGATAGCATATCACCGCGATAGTGGAGTAGCCGATGTGACCGGCAACGTAAAAGCCACCTATGCACAGGCAAAACCAGCGGCGAATCCAGGCGCTGGGCCTGCAGTAAGTACGGGCGCTGTAGGTCTGGGCAGCCAGGGCCCTAGGCATGTCGTCTCAAACAGCGCCACCCTTGACCAGGGACATGGAAAGGCGATTTTCCGGGGGCAAGCCCGGCTCTGGCAAGGTCCGAATTCAGTCGCCGCACCGATCATTGAGGTGCAACGCACTCCAGAGACGCTAAAGGCCTATGGCGAGAGTTCAACCTCGGCGGCGGTGACGACGGTGATGACCTCGACTGCGGGCCCGCAACACCAGTCCAACGTCTTTCGCGTTCATAGCCAGAACCTGATCTATGCGGACGCCGAACATAAGGCCGTATTTACCGGGGCGGTTACAGCGGAGGATGCAAGTGGCACCATCCACTCCGACCAGATCGAAGCCTTCCTCGCGACTCCCAATCCGCCTACAAATCCCTCAGTTAAGCCTGAACATCCCTCCGCTGAGAGCGGACAGAGCCGCATCGAGCGGATCGTCGCCACCGGCCACATTGTGCTGCAACAGCCCGGACGCCGGGGCCTGGGAGAAAGGCTGATCTATACCTCTCAGGACGGAAAATTCGTCCTCACCGGAACTTCTGCAACTCCGCCGCGTCTTTACGATCAAATTCATGGAAACGTCTCCGGCGAAGCTTTGATTTTCAATAGTCAGGATGATAGCGTCAGTGTCACCGGTGGGCAGGCGAGGACCGTTACCAACACCCGCACAGCGAAGTAG